A single window of Syntrophotalea acetylenica DNA harbors:
- a CDS encoding thioredoxin family protein produces the protein MKKIQILGSGCKKCQTLYEQAQAVADALGIEYEMVKVTDIKEITAFGVMMTPALAVDGEVKVSGKIPKPDELKKYLS, from the coding sequence ATGAAAAAGATTCAGATTCTCGGCAGCGGCTGCAAAAAATGCCAGACCCTTTACGAGCAGGCCCAGGCGGTCGCCGATGCGCTCGGCATCGAATACGAGATGGTCAAAGTCACCGATATCAAGGAAATCACCGCGTTTGGTGTCATGATGACGCCGGCGCTGGCCGTCGACGGCGAAGTCAAGGTCTCTGGCAAGATACCCAAACCGGACGA
- a CDS encoding GPMC system transcriptional regulator, translating into MDPFVNAQLKLLTDKILIYGKEDLDDILHALAKAVHLVTGRNTIRIYLEDLTRGALSCAMATGRQAERIRARFFPINNTEFPVSLVYHTHEELHMPDMSAADNITVRELGDLFDIRATFHLPLMHHGRAVGVLAVDSSRPGAVLNDAQARQLRGFLDGAVAAAIDQARLYHQQLALSRWVDEAKKKEAALCMVKSAVKLIDKLALAAVLVPTPLGPDSSEECLQILASYADVLEDKRAYENQPMVNLGPGTSLLSRYISSAGVIVDETLLEPLYFPTLSSEMLQKRYLTEQLGLKSLYVVPRYDARTRRVICLVNYYTRGAHRFSDFEKGLLEAHAEMAQRVIQEIGDEHVEIKVLSEINDLLHEKFQGLPSFLNRVLSKATELIGADTGSIALVRKDQSQRWLVVEDPDGKLIGAKSKQRLKKYIPPLRIGSTDLPPEQRSLTGYVAHSGRPYMVADTMEEKHAGGFYHEVTNIIKSELGVPVVCDDEVIAVICMDSLRPYYFTDEHKRILQIISRMIARHVSDLLYIEKLTGEVSRLGGDYGYRDPNVSSYKLGNIIGNSAKASDIVEFIQKVTPPLFNRITMWFNSEVQEATLGLPSILITGDTGSGKEFLFNNIYSRLNQMYQQNIGGKNELPVKKTNIAAYSGELTYSELFGHKRGAFTGAHADRRGILEEAHGGLVFLDEIGDADPKTQVQLLRFLDNGGFVRLGENHTRYARVLLVAATNKDLGQLIREGRFREDLYHRLSELSVEVPSLNERREDIPDLALHFLGKLHQVYKKTDESEQETPALSRAAQQLLARHHFVGNIRELRTILVRALFFRKGRNIEEADIARVLASLGRHVDEPAARKLTSQVAQDVFDRIKSGKEDFWTGLHGPFTEKRISRDVVTEVVELAKKQGAASMPQIAEMLGACEHANGEGDDRRLFYKFKNFLYKTIKIA; encoded by the coding sequence ATGGACCCCTTTGTAAACGCCCAGTTGAAGCTGCTCACCGATAAAATTCTCATCTACGGCAAGGAGGACCTTGACGATATCCTGCATGCGCTGGCCAAGGCGGTGCACCTTGTTACGGGCCGCAATACCATTCGCATCTATCTCGAAGACCTTACCAGGGGGGCGCTGAGTTGCGCCATGGCCACCGGCCGCCAGGCCGAGCGTATCCGGGCAAGGTTTTTCCCCATCAACAATACCGAGTTTCCCGTATCCCTGGTCTACCACACCCACGAAGAGCTGCACATGCCGGATATGTCCGCAGCCGACAACATTACGGTCCGCGAGTTGGGTGACCTGTTCGATATTCGCGCCACCTTTCACCTGCCTCTGATGCATCACGGTCGCGCCGTAGGCGTTCTGGCGGTCGACTCCAGCCGCCCCGGAGCGGTGCTCAATGACGCTCAGGCCCGTCAGCTGCGCGGTTTTCTTGACGGTGCGGTGGCGGCCGCCATCGACCAGGCCCGCCTTTATCATCAACAACTGGCGCTGTCGCGCTGGGTCGACGAAGCGAAAAAGAAAGAAGCGGCATTGTGCATGGTCAAATCGGCCGTCAAGCTCATCGACAAGCTGGCCCTTGCCGCGGTGCTGGTGCCGACCCCCCTTGGCCCCGACAGCAGCGAGGAATGTCTTCAGATTCTGGCTTCCTACGCCGATGTTCTGGAGGACAAGCGGGCCTATGAAAACCAGCCGATGGTCAACCTCGGTCCCGGCACTTCCCTGTTGTCCCGCTACATCAGCAGTGCCGGCGTTATCGTGGACGAAACTCTTCTTGAACCACTCTATTTCCCGACCCTGTCTTCGGAAATGCTGCAGAAGCGCTATCTGACCGAACAGCTCGGACTAAAATCGCTTTACGTGGTGCCGCGTTATGATGCCCGTACCCGCCGTGTCATTTGCCTGGTCAACTACTATACCCGCGGAGCCCACCGTTTCAGCGATTTTGAGAAGGGACTGCTCGAAGCCCACGCGGAGATGGCCCAGCGGGTCATCCAGGAAATCGGCGACGAGCATGTGGAAATCAAGGTTCTGTCGGAAATCAACGATCTGCTGCACGAGAAGTTCCAGGGTCTGCCTTCCTTCCTGAATCGGGTGCTGTCCAAGGCGACCGAGCTTATCGGCGCCGATACCGGCAGCATCGCCCTGGTGCGAAAGGATCAGAGCCAGCGCTGGCTTGTGGTGGAAGACCCGGATGGCAAGCTGATAGGCGCCAAGAGCAAACAACGCCTCAAAAAATACATTCCGCCGCTGCGCATCGGCAGCACCGATCTGCCCCCGGAGCAGCGCAGCCTGACAGGCTATGTCGCCCATAGCGGCCGGCCGTACATGGTCGCCGATACCATGGAGGAAAAACATGCCGGCGGCTTCTACCACGAGGTCACCAACATCATCAAAAGCGAACTTGGCGTTCCGGTGGTGTGTGACGACGAGGTCATTGCCGTCATCTGCATGGACAGCCTGCGCCCGTATTATTTCACCGACGAGCACAAGCGTATTCTGCAGATCATCAGTCGCATGATCGCGCGCCATGTTTCGGATCTGCTCTACATCGAAAAACTGACCGGGGAAGTCAGCCGCCTGGGCGGGGATTACGGCTATCGGGATCCCAATGTGTCATCCTACAAGCTTGGCAATATTATCGGCAATTCTGCCAAGGCGAGCGATATCGTCGAATTCATCCAGAAGGTTACGCCACCACTGTTCAATCGTATCACCATGTGGTTCAACAGCGAAGTGCAGGAGGCGACCCTGGGGCTGCCTTCCATCCTCATCACCGGGGACACCGGCAGTGGCAAGGAGTTTCTGTTCAACAATATCTATTCTCGCCTCAACCAGATGTATCAGCAGAATATCGGCGGCAAGAATGAGCTGCCGGTAAAAAAGACCAATATCGCCGCCTACAGCGGGGAGTTGACCTATTCCGAGCTGTTCGGGCACAAACGCGGCGCTTTTACCGGCGCCCACGCCGACCGCAGGGGGATCCTCGAAGAAGCGCATGGCGGCCTGGTATTTCTCGATGAGATCGGCGACGCCGACCCCAAAACCCAGGTGCAGCTGCTGCGCTTTCTGGACAATGGCGGTTTTGTGCGCCTTGGGGAGAATCATACCCGTTATGCGCGGGTACTGCTGGTGGCGGCCACCAACAAGGATCTCGGCCAGCTGATTCGGGAAGGGCGGTTCCGCGAGGATCTTTATCACCGGCTTTCGGAGCTATCCGTGGAGGTGCCCTCCCTCAACGAGCGCCGCGAGGATATTCCCGACCTGGCCCTGCACTTTCTGGGCAAATTGCACCAGGTTTACAAAAAAACCGACGAGTCCGAACAGGAAACTCCGGCGCTGAGCCGCGCCGCCCAGCAGTTGCTGGCACGGCATCACTTTGTCGGCAACATCCGCGAACTGCGCACCATCCTGGTGCGGGCCCTGTTTTTCCGCAAGGGGCGCAACATCGAAGAGGCGGATATCGCCCGCGTGCTGGCTTCGTTGGGACGGCATGTTGACGAACCAGCCGCCCGCAAGCTGACCAGTCAGGTGGCACAGGATGTTTTCGACCGCATCAAAAGTGGCAAGGAGGACTTCTGGACCGGTCTGCACGGCCCTTTTACGGAAAAACGCATTTCCCGCGACGTTGTCACCGAGGTTGTCGAACTGGCGAAAAAACAAGGCGCCGCCAGCATGCCGCAAATCGCGGAAATGCTAGGAGCCTGTGAGCATGCCAACGGCGAGGGTGATGACCGCCGGCTGTTCTACAAGTTCAAGAACTTTTTGTACAAGACCATCAAGATCGCCTGA
- the rdgC gene encoding recombination-associated protein RdgC, translating into MGLLSNTVSICQFNVVGETPPEDFIEWAGRCLAGQAFQSIEGSSEEQSVGWVHLDDFESCDFTSPEAYARDHYLTFSLRRDRRRIPGGLLKAHLERAEQKFLADHPGLQRVPKNKREELREAVRGTLLSRTLPSPATFDAVWDTRNGRLTLTTLNGQVIELFENLFKTSFEGLRLVAVHPMARAEAVLDESLKPAFQNLNRAVNDAVLDQIRDNLWLGWDFLRWLVDRTLHSGSEYRVSQPGPALDGEGFTAYLNDRLVLSGGNDEGTQKITVAGPQDHFDETLAALETGKDIGEGTLYLEKGELQWKLTLKGELFQFGGYRCPAVKLEKDALTDESSERLAVFFERMYVLEEGLQLFDSLLRAFLEARLSEQWCPPLTEPPAVG; encoded by the coding sequence ATGGGTCTGTTATCCAATACGGTAAGTATCTGTCAGTTCAATGTGGTCGGCGAAACACCGCCGGAGGATTTCATCGAGTGGGCCGGCCGCTGCCTGGCCGGACAGGCTTTCCAGAGTATCGAGGGCAGCAGCGAGGAGCAATCCGTGGGATGGGTCCATCTGGACGACTTCGAATCCTGCGATTTCACTTCCCCCGAGGCGTATGCGCGGGACCACTATCTCACCTTCAGTCTGCGACGCGATCGCCGGCGCATTCCCGGCGGGCTGCTCAAGGCCCACCTGGAACGGGCCGAGCAGAAATTTCTTGCCGACCATCCCGGCCTGCAGCGGGTTCCCAAAAACAAGCGCGAGGAATTGCGCGAAGCGGTACGCGGCACCCTGCTTTCCCGCACCCTGCCGTCGCCGGCCACCTTCGACGCGGTCTGGGATACACGCAACGGCCGCCTGACGCTGACCACCCTCAATGGTCAGGTCATCGAACTGTTCGAAAATTTGTTCAAAACCTCCTTCGAAGGCTTGCGCCTGGTCGCGGTACATCCCATGGCCCGGGCAGAAGCGGTGCTTGACGAAAGCCTCAAGCCGGCATTCCAGAACCTCAACCGGGCAGTGAACGATGCCGTGCTCGACCAGATCAGGGACAACCTGTGGCTGGGGTGGGATTTTCTTCGCTGGCTGGTCGACCGCACCCTCCACTCCGGGTCCGAATACCGCGTCAGCCAGCCGGGACCGGCCCTCGACGGAGAGGGTTTCACCGCCTATCTCAACGACCGGCTGGTCCTGAGCGGCGGCAACGATGAAGGCACCCAGAAAATTACCGTCGCCGGCCCCCAGGACCATTTTGACGAAACCCTGGCGGCGCTCGAAACGGGCAAGGACATCGGAGAGGGAACCCTGTACCTCGAAAAAGGCGAACTGCAATGGAAACTGACTCTCAAGGGAGAATTGTTCCAGTTCGGCGGCTACCGCTGCCCTGCGGTCAAACTGGAAAAGGATGCGTTGACAGACGAAAGCAGTGAACGCCTGGCGGTCTTTTTTGAACGCATGTATGTCCTGGAAGAAGGCCTGCAACTGTTTGACAGCCTGTTGCGCGCATTTCTCGAAGCGCGCCTGTCGGAGCAGTGGTGCCCCCCTCTGACTGAGCCCCCTGCCGTCGGTTGA
- a CDS encoding epoxyqueuosine reductase QueH: MTLENRKTSGDLRIPGGARRLVLHCCCAPCAGGILETLTGSGVEVFLFFYNPNIHPRDEYLRRKEEMKAFAARLGVVVVDADYAPEAWFGAVDGLEDTPERGERCQTCFRMRLEATAEYAEFHGFEVFATTLGISRWKDLEQVNAAGHAVAARHAGVSFWPVNWRKQGGAQRMLEVTRREGFYQQPYCGCVFSLRDANRRRVEKGQEIIDRDISECDA; this comes from the coding sequence GTGACTCTGGAAAATCGAAAAACTTCTGGCGATCTTCGGATTCCCGGCGGCGCGCGCCGCCTGGTGCTGCACTGCTGTTGCGCGCCCTGTGCCGGGGGCATCCTGGAAACACTGACCGGGTCCGGCGTCGAGGTGTTTCTGTTTTTCTACAACCCGAACATTCATCCGCGCGACGAGTATCTCAGGCGCAAGGAGGAGATGAAGGCCTTTGCGGCCAGACTCGGCGTGGTGGTTGTGGATGCCGATTATGCTCCGGAGGCCTGGTTCGGTGCGGTGGATGGTCTTGAGGATACACCCGAGCGCGGCGAGCGCTGCCAGACCTGTTTCCGGATGCGCCTGGAGGCCACGGCCGAATATGCGGAGTTTCACGGTTTTGAGGTTTTTGCCACAACCCTGGGCATTTCCCGCTGGAAGGATCTGGAGCAGGTCAATGCCGCCGGCCATGCGGTTGCCGCCCGGCATGCCGGAGTGAGCTTCTGGCCGGTGAATTGGCGAAAACAGGGTGGCGCGCAGCGCATGCTCGAAGTGACGCGCCGTGAAGGATTTTACCAGCAGCCATACTGCGGATGTGTCTTCAGCCTGCGCGACGCCAACCGCCGACGCGTGGAAAAGGGTCAGGAGATTATCGACCGCGATATCAGCGAATGCGATGCCTGA
- a CDS encoding ArsR/SmtB family transcription factor, protein MPSESERLLFFSDFFKALAHPTRIHLVEDLAEGEKCVCDLAAKIDADISTVSRHLRELRNVGIVACEKRGNQVFYRLRAPCILNFLQCLCRLGQQPASGRRQGV, encoded by the coding sequence TTGCCTAGCGAAAGTGAAAGGCTGCTGTTTTTCAGCGATTTTTTCAAGGCCCTCGCGCATCCCACCCGCATTCATCTTGTTGAAGATCTGGCGGAAGGCGAAAAATGCGTCTGCGACCTGGCCGCGAAAATCGACGCGGATATTTCAACCGTGTCACGCCACCTGCGCGAACTGCGCAATGTCGGTATTGTCGCCTGCGAAAAACGCGGCAATCAGGTTTTTTACCGCCTGCGCGCCCCCTGCATCCTCAATTTCCTGCAGTGCCTGTGCAGACTCGGCCAACAGCCCGCATCAGGCCGCAGACAAGGAGTCTGA
- a CDS encoding permease, which translates to MDWKKEWKPLAWIVGGFVLCYYLPVDWLRGLERLQNAVWESLYLVRWYAREHVLLCLVPAFFIAGAVGVFVSQASVMKYLGARANKVLAYGVASVSGAILAVCSCTILPLFAGIYRMGAGLGPACAFLYSGPAINILAVILTARILGPELGIARAIGAVLFSIIIGLCMHLLFRHEELEKNPANMAMPEPEVTRPLWQNAVYFAAMVGILVFANWGRPSSETGLWHSIYASKWMITAGFAALLGLILVRWFQLRWWKIALAALPVALLALAFPETPGIAFVVGILELSFILQTEGEEMREWFDVSWGFAKQILPLLLIGVVIAGALLGQPGSEGLIPSEWVARSVGGNSLSANLFASVAGAFMYFATLTEVPILEGLLGSGMGKGPALALLLAGPALSLPNMLVIRSVMGTKKTLAFVTLVVIMATASGLIFGTFWG; encoded by the coding sequence ATGGATTGGAAAAAGGAATGGAAACCGCTGGCCTGGATCGTTGGCGGGTTCGTGCTCTGCTACTATCTGCCTGTCGACTGGCTGCGGGGTCTTGAGCGCCTGCAGAACGCAGTATGGGAATCCCTGTACCTGGTTCGCTGGTATGCCCGGGAGCATGTGCTGCTGTGCCTGGTGCCGGCTTTTTTTATCGCCGGCGCCGTCGGCGTTTTTGTCAGCCAGGCCTCGGTCATGAAATATCTCGGCGCCCGCGCCAACAAGGTGCTCGCCTATGGTGTCGCCTCCGTCTCCGGTGCAATACTGGCGGTTTGCTCCTGCACCATCCTGCCGCTGTTTGCCGGCATTTACCGCATGGGCGCCGGGCTTGGACCGGCCTGCGCCTTTCTCTACTCCGGCCCCGCCATCAATATCCTGGCCGTCATTCTGACGGCGCGGATCCTTGGGCCGGAACTCGGCATTGCCCGCGCCATCGGAGCGGTGCTGTTCAGTATTATCATCGGTCTGTGCATGCATCTGCTGTTCCGCCACGAAGAACTGGAAAAAAACCCTGCGAACATGGCCATGCCGGAACCGGAAGTGACCCGGCCGCTGTGGCAGAATGCAGTCTACTTCGCTGCGATGGTCGGTATCCTGGTATTTGCAAACTGGGGGCGACCGTCCTCCGAAACCGGCCTGTGGCATAGCATCTATGCGTCCAAATGGATGATCACGGCGGGTTTTGCCGCACTGCTGGGACTGATCCTGGTGCGCTGGTTCCAGCTTCGCTGGTGGAAAATCGCACTCGCAGCATTGCCGGTGGCGCTTCTGGCCCTGGCTTTTCCGGAAACCCCGGGCATTGCCTTCGTGGTCGGCATCCTCGAATTATCGTTCATCCTGCAGACCGAAGGAGAGGAAATGCGGGAGTGGTTCGATGTTTCCTGGGGATTCGCCAAGCAGATTCTGCCCCTGCTGCTGATCGGAGTGGTCATCGCCGGGGCGCTGCTCGGACAACCGGGATCCGAAGGCCTGATCCCCTCGGAATGGGTTGCGCGCTCGGTCGGCGGCAACTCGCTGAGCGCCAATTTGTTCGCGTCCGTGGCCGGTGCCTTCATGTATTTCGCCACCCTGACGGAGGTCCCGATTCTGGAAGGATTGCTCGGCTCCGGCATGGGCAAGGGTCCGGCCCTGGCCCTGCTGCTGGCCGGTCCGGCACTGAGCCTGCCGAACATGCTTGTAATCCGCAGCGTGATGGGGACCAAAAAAACCCTGGCATTTGTCACGCTGGTGGTGATCATGGCCACCGCAAGCGGTTTGATTTTCGGCACGTTCTGGGGCTGA
- a CDS encoding PAS domain-containing sensor histidine kinase, which yields MTKPSIFQRLFCHLPDMLAVIDRDHRLIMCNWRSGYDYVPEEQRQGRPRCYEVFYPGQGRPCDPCHAMEVFRSGKPLVTEKYNARVGHLEVRCFPIHDEHGKLTMVAEQLCDINQRKAALENLATREAQYRTLVESQVDLICRWRPDTTLTFVNAAYCRFFGKTREQLIGAKFLDITPPKMRPPVEAHAVSQMENPRVTTVEIEICNPEGEVRWQSWTDCPIFDEQGQLLEFQSVGRDITQEKHALERVRESQTRYRNFFENDLTGDFIATTDGYLVDCNPAFLRIFGFPSREQAMKKNLLELFFQDDRPAEFFDTLQQQGKMEYIDITTCKCDGTPLHLIANLVGEYDGDGQLKAVEGFLFDNTDLKNLQKQFLHAQKMEAMGRLAGGVAHDFNNLLTVISGYSQYLLQKYPDETLQGCLEQIVKAGEQAASLTSQLLAFSRRQVMQTREMDLNAVTADMQKMLRRILGADVELVVMRDPRLGLINADRGQIEQVIVNLAVNARDAMPNGGKLTIETINIELDEIYSSWHAGLAPGYYVMMSVTDTGCGMDTETINQIFEPFFTTKETGKGTGLGLSTVYGIVQQSGGHIHVYSEPGLGTTFKIYLPRIDSPLHDTTRETAASPVQRGTETILLVEDNESVRDLAHMVLKGNGYRILEASGPQEALKVFDGHDGHVHLLLTDVVMPGGSGPTLAEELRNRQQDLKVLYVSGYPQDTHAIRDLDTQKGAFLAKPFTPVSLGLKVREILG from the coding sequence ATGACCAAACCATCCATTTTTCAACGGCTCTTTTGCCATCTTCCCGACATGCTGGCCGTCATCGACCGCGATCATCGCCTGATCATGTGCAATTGGCGCAGCGGCTACGATTATGTCCCCGAAGAACAGCGGCAGGGGCGGCCGCGCTGCTATGAAGTTTTTTACCCCGGCCAGGGCAGGCCCTGTGATCCTTGCCATGCCATGGAGGTGTTCCGCAGCGGCAAGCCGCTGGTCACCGAAAAATACAACGCCCGTGTCGGCCACCTTGAAGTACGCTGCTTTCCGATCCACGATGAGCACGGCAAGCTGACCATGGTGGCGGAACAACTCTGCGATATCAACCAACGCAAAGCCGCGCTGGAAAACCTGGCCACCCGTGAAGCGCAGTACCGCACCCTGGTGGAAAGCCAGGTCGATCTGATCTGCCGCTGGCGACCCGACACCACCCTGACCTTCGTCAACGCCGCCTATTGCCGTTTTTTCGGGAAAACTCGCGAGCAGCTGATTGGCGCAAAATTTCTGGATATCACCCCCCCGAAGATGCGCCCTCCCGTCGAGGCTCATGCCGTGTCGCAGATGGAAAACCCGCGTGTGACAACGGTCGAGATCGAAATCTGCAACCCCGAGGGCGAGGTGCGCTGGCAGAGCTGGACCGACTGCCCCATTTTTGACGAACAGGGCCAACTCCTGGAGTTTCAGTCGGTGGGAAGGGACATCACCCAGGAAAAACACGCCCTTGAGCGCGTGCGTGAAAGTCAGACCCGGTACCGAAATTTTTTCGAAAACGACCTGACCGGAGATTTCATCGCAACCACCGACGGCTATCTCGTCGACTGCAATCCCGCCTTTTTGCGCATCTTCGGCTTCCCCTCCCGTGAACAGGCGATGAAAAAAAACCTGCTGGAACTGTTTTTTCAGGATGACAGGCCTGCCGAATTTTTCGACACGCTGCAGCAGCAGGGAAAAATGGAATACATCGATATTACCACCTGCAAATGCGATGGAACCCCTTTGCACCTGATTGCCAATCTGGTCGGTGAGTACGACGGGGATGGACAACTTAAAGCCGTCGAGGGGTTTCTTTTCGACAACACCGATCTCAAAAACCTGCAGAAGCAGTTTCTGCATGCCCAGAAGATGGAAGCCATGGGCCGACTTGCCGGCGGTGTGGCGCATGACTTCAACAATCTGCTGACGGTGATCAGCGGCTACAGCCAGTACCTGCTTCAGAAATACCCCGATGAAACCCTGCAGGGCTGTCTGGAGCAGATTGTCAAGGCCGGGGAACAGGCAGCCTCCCTGACCAGCCAACTGCTGGCTTTCAGCCGCCGGCAGGTGATGCAGACCAGGGAAATGGATCTCAATGCGGTCACCGCCGACATGCAGAAAATGCTGCGCCGCATCCTCGGGGCGGATGTCGAACTGGTGGTGATGCGCGACCCTCGGCTCGGGCTGATCAATGCCGACCGCGGCCAGATCGAGCAGGTGATTGTCAACCTGGCCGTCAATGCAAGGGATGCCATGCCCAACGGCGGTAAACTGACCATCGAGACCATCAATATCGAACTCGATGAAATCTACTCCAGCTGGCATGCCGGACTGGCTCCGGGCTATTACGTCATGATGTCGGTTACCGATACCGGCTGCGGCATGGATACCGAAACCATAAACCAGATCTTCGAGCCGTTCTTTACCACCAAGGAAACGGGCAAAGGCACCGGACTGGGTTTGTCCACGGTCTACGGCATTGTGCAGCAGAGCGGCGGGCATATTCATGTCTACAGCGAGCCGGGACTGGGCACCACCTTCAAGATCTACCTGCCCCGCATCGACAGCCCCTTACATGACACGACCCGCGAAACGGCCGCAAGCCCGGTTCAGAGGGGCACCGAAACCATCCTGCTGGTGGAAGACAACGAATCGGTGCGCGATCTCGCCCACATGGTACTGAAAGGCAACGGCTACAGAATCCTCGAGGCATCCGGCCCCCAGGAAGCCCTGAAAGTCTTCGACGGTCACGACGGTCACGTTCACCTGCTGCTGACCGACGTGGTCATGCCCGGCGGGAGCGGCCCCACCCTGGCCGAGGAACTGCGCAACCGCCAGCAGGACCTAAAGGTGCTCTATGTTTCCGGCTACCCCCAGGATACCCATGCCATCCGGGATCTCGACACGCAAAAGGGCGCCTTTCTGGCCAAGCCCTTCACGCCCGTTTCCCTCGGGCTGAAAGTCCGGGAAATCCTGGGCTGA